In Verrucomicrobiota bacterium, the genomic window GCAATGAGCGCCCGGACTGGAGCACTCAGACGTTCCGCACGAACATCTTTCCGGGGAGTTGTTTCACGAGGCGTTTCATTTCGAGGCCCAGCAAGCCGACCGAAACTGCGGACGCGGGCAGGCCGCTCTTCCAGATGACTTCGTCGATGCTGCGCTCCTCCTTGTCGAGTGCGGCGTAGATTTTCTGCTCGTGGTCGGAAAGGGTGAGCGCCGGCAGGGTTCCCGTCTCGGCGGTCGAGGGCGGCCGGTTGCTTGCGGGGAAGAGATACTCGAACTCGCCCAGGATGTCGTCGGCGCCTTCGCACAACTTCGCGCCTTTCTTGATCAGTTCGTGGCAGCCCTTGCTGCGAGGCGAGTCGATGCGCCCGGGCACGGCGAAGACCTGCCGTCCGCAGTCCACCGCCATGTTTGCGGTGATGAGCGCGCCGCTGGTGAGGTTCGCCTCGACGACGACGGTGCCGAGCGTCATGCCTGCGACGATGCGGTTGCGGATGGGGAACGACTGCTTGTCCGCCGGGCGGTTGAACGGAAACTGGGAGATCACGGCGCCGTTCGATGCAATGCGTTCAAAGAGTTCCGCGTTCTCCGCCGGGAACACGAGGTTGATGCCGGTGCCGAGCACGGCGACGGTTCGGCCCTTCGCCGCGAGCGCGCCCTGATGCGCCGCCGTGTCGATGCCGCGCGCGCCGCCGCTCACGACGGTGACGCCCACGTAGGCGAGCTGGTAGGCGAGCTTTCGGGACGTCTCGAGCCCATACGGCGTCGTCTGCCGCGAGCCCACGATGGCAACGGCGTTCTTGTCATTCCCCGTGAGCGCGCCCTTCACGTAGAGCACGATGGGCGGGTCGTAAATGTGCCGCAGCAGTTCCGGGTATCCGGGGTCGGATTGGATGAGTACCGAGCAGCCGGAGTCGGCGATGCGCTTGAGCTCGCCCGAAAGGTCGGTGGTCTTTTCCCAACCCGCGATGGACTCGGCGGTGTCCTCGCCGATGCCCCGCACCTGCTGCAACGCGGACTTGGACGCGCGGAGAATCGCCGGTGCCTCGCCGAAATGGTCGAGCAACTGGCGCACACGCACCGGGCCGACGCGTTCGATGAGGTTCAGGGCGATGAAGGCCTCGCGCGTGTCCATGCCGTCGTCGGGTCGAGGTGTCGGTGCGGTTGCGTCGCGGGTCGCCGTTCAGCTTGACCGCCGGAATTCGCCCATGAGCCGGAGGATTTCCTCGCGAATCTCGAACAGCTCGCGCCGCGTCGAGACGCAGAGTTCGTCGGGCAGAAGCTTCTTGCCCTCGACTTGGATGAGCGCGGCTTGGGCGCTGTGGAGGTGGCCGAGGGCGCGCTTGAGCCTTGCGACGACGAACGGCGCATCGCTGGTGTCGCGCCCGTAGGCGAGGCTGTCGAGGGCGCCGGACAACTTCGCGCTCGTGATCTGGAAGCTGGTGATCAGGTCGGCGAGGTCCGCGTCGTCCCCATCGGCGACGTCGAGGTCGTCGCACTTGTCCCACAGGTCCATGCTGCTGTTGAAGGCGCGGAGCGAGAGCGGGTGCGACACGCCTCCGTCCTCTTCGCGCACCCAGTCCACGCCCTCGGTTTGCGGGTCGGGCTTGAGTTCATCGACCTCGGAGGCGTCCGCCGCCTCGAACAGCGGTTCGTCGTCGTCCGGGTCCGAGTTCGCGGCCCCCTCGGACTCGGCGCGCTCGCGGGCTTCGAGGGCTTCCTCGAGTTTCTCCCAGCCCATCTCGCGCGCGATGATTTTCTCGCGGTCGGGATGGTCGCGATACTTGTCCATCAACTCCATCACCTTGTCCGTGCGGGCGTCGCTTTCCCGCATGAGCTTCTCGTAGTCGAATTCGTCCCACTCCTTGTCCTCGGGCGGTTCGTGCCGGGCGCGTTCGAGCGCCTCGGTGACCTTCTCCATGAAACCTTTGAAGGCCGCCTCGGCACTGCCCTGCCGCTGTTTCTCGAGTTCGGGCGTGAGCTTCCATGCGGGCGTCGAAAT contains:
- the dprA gene encoding DNA-protecting protein DprA; the protein is MDTREAFIALNLIERVGPVRVRQLLDHFGEAPAILRASKSALQQVRGIGEDTAESIAGWEKTTDLSGELKRIADSGCSVLIQSDPGYPELLRHIYDPPIVLYVKGALTGNDKNAVAIVGSRQTTPYGLETSRKLAYQLAYVGVTVVSGGARGIDTAAHQGALAAKGRTVAVLGTGINLVFPAENAELFERIASNGAVISQFPFNRPADKQSFPIRNRIVAGMTLGTVVVEANLTSGALITANMAVDCGRQVFAVPGRIDSPRSKGCHELIKKGAKLCEGADDILGEFEYLFPASNRPPSTAETGTLPALTLSDHEQKIYAALDKEERSIDEVIWKSGLPASAVSVGLLGLEMKRLVKQLPGKMFVRNV